A single region of the Sandaracinaceae bacterium genome encodes:
- a CDS encoding uracil-DNA glycosylase, producing the protein MGVDSDLAELAALTAEHLRWEMDLGSRGLPALGLDELARAEPAAAVESPVATAPAEPRAPAPAAAAPAKPDADPVTRLRVLAEEAASCTACRLHEGRTKSVFARGNPERAIVAFVGEGPGYNEDQQGLPFVGKAGQLLDKMIAAMGLSADEIYVCNVVKCRPPENRTPNPDEAAACMRFLEGQLDAVKPQVIVALGRHAAENLGVGGGGWRGRWGSFAGVRVMPTYHPAYLLRSPEQKRPVWEDLQKVVAALGRELPSR; encoded by the coding sequence GTGGGCGTGGACTCGGATCTCGCGGAGCTGGCCGCGCTGACGGCGGAGCATCTCCGCTGGGAGATGGACCTCGGCAGCCGTGGGCTCCCGGCGCTCGGGCTCGACGAGCTGGCGCGCGCCGAGCCCGCCGCGGCCGTCGAGTCGCCCGTCGCGACTGCGCCCGCCGAGCCGCGAGCCCCGGCCCCGGCCGCCGCGGCCCCCGCGAAGCCGGACGCCGACCCCGTCACCCGGCTCCGGGTGCTGGCCGAGGAGGCGGCCTCCTGCACCGCTTGCCGGCTGCACGAGGGACGCACCAAGAGCGTCTTCGCTCGCGGGAACCCCGAGCGCGCGATCGTCGCGTTCGTGGGCGAGGGCCCTGGCTACAACGAAGACCAGCAGGGGCTGCCTTTCGTCGGCAAGGCGGGGCAGCTCCTCGACAAGATGATCGCGGCGATGGGGCTCTCGGCGGACGAGATCTACGTCTGCAACGTCGTGAAGTGCCGCCCGCCCGAGAACCGCACCCCGAACCCGGACGAGGCCGCCGCCTGCATGCGCTTCCTCGAGGGGCAGCTCGACGCGGTGAAGCCGCAGGTGATCGTCGCCCTCGGGCGCCACGCGGCGGAGAACCTCGGGGTCGGTGGGGGCGGCTGGCGCGGGCGCTGGGGCAGCTTCGCCGGCGTGCGCGTGATGCCGACCTATCACCCGGCCTATCTGCTCCGCAGCCCGGAGCAGAAGCGCCCGGTTTGGGAGGACCTGCAGAAGGTCGTGGCCGCCCTCGGCCGGG
- a CDS encoding glycosyltransferase family 2 protein, producing the protein MSEAPTLSVVMPAYNERATIHEALRRVLASPVDSLEIVVVDDGSTDGTRELLTQGPALDDRVRIILHDENRGKGAALQTGFREARGRFVVVQDADLEYDPNDYPALLAPLLDGHADVVYGSRFAGGGAHRVLYYWHSVANNALTTLSNMVTDLNLTDMETCYKVFRREVLAELTLEETRFGIEPEMTAKIAQLGVRVYEVPISYHGRTYAEGKKIGLKDAFRALFCIMRYGVPARMNRRSHPWRPNDGESNASTTVGGGGKLVH; encoded by the coding sequence ATGAGTGAAGCACCGACCCTGAGCGTGGTGATGCCCGCGTACAACGAGCGGGCGACGATTCACGAGGCGCTGCGCCGCGTCCTCGCCAGCCCCGTGGACAGCCTCGAGATCGTCGTCGTCGACGACGGCTCCACCGACGGCACGCGCGAGCTGCTCACCCAGGGCCCCGCGCTCGACGATCGCGTCCGCATCATCTTGCACGACGAGAACCGCGGCAAAGGCGCCGCCCTGCAGACCGGCTTCCGGGAGGCCCGCGGCCGCTTCGTCGTCGTCCAGGACGCCGACCTCGAGTACGACCCGAACGACTACCCCGCGCTGCTGGCGCCGCTCCTCGATGGGCACGCGGACGTCGTCTACGGCAGCCGCTTCGCCGGCGGGGGCGCGCACCGGGTCCTCTACTACTGGCACTCCGTGGCCAACAACGCGCTGACCACGCTCTCGAACATGGTCACCGACCTCAACCTCACGGACATGGAGACCTGCTACAAGGTGTTCCGCCGGGAGGTCCTCGCCGAGCTCACGCTCGAAGAGACCCGCTTCGGCATCGAGCCCGAGATGACCGCGAAGATCGCGCAGCTCGGGGTCCGGGTGTACGAAGTGCCCATCAGCTATCACGGTCGCACCTACGCCGAAGGCAAGAAGATCGGGCTGAAGGACGCCTTTCGCGCCCTGTTCTGCATCATGAGATACGGCGTGCCGGCCCGCATGAACCGGCGCAGTCACCCGTGGCGTCCGAACGACGGTGAATCGAATGCTTCCACCACGGTGGGTGGGGGCGGTAAGCTCGTGCACTGA
- a CDS encoding Stp1/IreP family PP2C-type Ser/Thr phosphatase, protein MKRTHNEDAFEVIDEEKLYLVADGMGGHASGEVASKMAIDTLREFFKATSADPEATWPYKMDKSRGYEENRLITGIKLANLRIHENAQRDPKLRGMGTTVVSILVIDEGVLIAHVGDSRVYRIRDGKMEQLTDDHSLLNDYIKMKRLTEEEIANFPHKNVIVRALGMKETVKVDTRLDHPQPGDLYVLCSDGLCGPVTDEEIHELSSSTNDLKQGVARLIDRANQNGGPDNVTVVMAKWIGKG, encoded by the coding sequence ATGAAGAGGACTCACAACGAGGACGCCTTCGAAGTCATCGACGAGGAGAAACTCTACCTCGTCGCTGATGGGATGGGTGGCCACGCCTCTGGTGAGGTGGCCTCCAAGATGGCGATCGACACTCTGCGTGAGTTCTTCAAGGCGACCAGCGCCGACCCCGAAGCGACTTGGCCATACAAGATGGACAAGTCGCGCGGTTACGAAGAGAACCGGCTGATCACGGGCATCAAGCTCGCGAACCTGCGCATTCACGAGAACGCGCAGCGTGACCCCAAGCTTCGCGGCATGGGCACCACGGTCGTCTCGATCCTCGTGATCGACGAAGGGGTGCTGATCGCGCACGTCGGCGACAGCCGCGTCTACCGCATCCGCGACGGAAAGATGGAGCAGCTGACCGACGATCACTCGTTGCTCAACGACTACATCAAGATGAAGCGGCTGACCGAGGAGGAGATCGCCAATTTCCCGCACAAGAACGTCATCGTGCGGGCCCTCGGCATGAAGGAGACGGTCAAGGTGGACACCCGCCTCGACCACCCTCAGCCCGGCGATCTCTACGTCCTCTGCTCGGATGGACTCTGCGGCCCGGTCACGGACGAGGAGATCCACGAGCTGTCCAGCAGCACCAACGACCTCAAGCAGGGCGTGGCGCGGCTGATCGATCGCGCGAACCAGAACGGCGGCCCGGACAACGTGACCGTCGTGATGGCCAAGTGGATCGGCAAGGGCTGA
- a CDS encoding nucleotidyltransferase family protein — MRAGHTERLAAALIARRDFADAVRHLNAVGILPMPLKGVLLQHVVYQDPADRLLSDADLLVPPGRMGDALRALTRAGYRSWPEGRAAVHTIGPDATLQVDLHRRLFSPGLYALTAQQLFARGRIDETLVSGVVVVPSPLDLYAHLVGNFAKGRHEAKHADQRRDFAAVASRYHLAPEPVARHLERHGLARAARYTLAVVAEGGDTFAQDVLTQLRADRVGELTATAARRLTARFGGEARVSLIAPHLLNRTLPRGAASVVAHVALGLRARLASRFD; from the coding sequence ATGCGTGCGGGGCACACCGAGCGGCTCGCGGCGGCGTTGATCGCGCGGCGAGACTTCGCGGACGCCGTCCGCCACCTGAACGCGGTCGGGATCCTGCCCATGCCGCTGAAGGGCGTCCTGCTCCAGCACGTGGTCTATCAAGATCCGGCGGACCGCCTGCTCTCCGACGCCGACCTGCTCGTCCCGCCGGGTCGCATGGGCGACGCGCTCCGCGCCCTGACGCGGGCCGGCTATCGGAGCTGGCCCGAGGGCCGCGCCGCCGTCCACACCATCGGCCCCGACGCGACCCTGCAGGTCGATCTCCACCGCCGCCTGTTCTCCCCCGGCCTCTACGCGCTGACGGCCCAGCAGCTGTTCGCGCGCGGGCGCATCGACGAGACCCTGGTCAGCGGCGTCGTCGTCGTGCCCTCGCCGCTCGACCTCTACGCGCACCTCGTGGGCAACTTCGCCAAGGGGCGTCACGAGGCCAAGCACGCCGACCAGCGTCGAGACTTCGCGGCCGTGGCGAGCCGCTATCACCTCGCGCCCGAGCCCGTCGCCCGCCACCTCGAGCGCCACGGACTCGCCCGCGCCGCGCGCTACACACTGGCGGTCGTGGCCGAGGGCGGCGACACGTTCGCGCAGGACGTCCTCACCCAGCTCCGCGCGGATCGCGTGGGCGAGCTGACGGCCACCGCGGCCCGGCGATTGACCGCGCGCTTCGGCGGGGAGGCCCGCGTGAGCCTGATCGCGCCGCACCTGCTCAACCGCACCCTCCCGCGGGGCGCGGCCAGCGTCGTCGCCCACGTCGCGCTCGGCCTGCGCGCGCGCCTCGCCAGCCGCTTCGACTGA
- a CDS encoding IgGFc-binding protein: protein MTRTSLTFSGLLALSILATMAAVGCDARTAPPLRDSGAGGDGSMPPPTGCTAGGPSFVCEGNTAIGCAADGSETGRTNCVDSGEVCVSGTGCATCRPGSFSCNTNNVERCNDTGTGYEPFMMCDAAAGQSCNSTVGACTSLCDDAARSNSYIGCEYWPVTTLNSQVDASFQPAVVVANPQSTPATVTLSRGGSVMSTVEVAAGATQTIALPWVNELKGTIGEEQSILLAGGAYRLQSNVPVTVYQFTPLEYEQGGEFSFSNDASLLLPTHVMTGNYTVLSWPALMLRRDGMESTSPGFATIVGVSETPVQVTVQFRGDVVAGPGVTAQGTGSSATYTLNQGDVLQLVGGAPSSCTVGDSDTIPPPIPFLPPQQVDYCVSGDQFDLTGTEIRATGPVQVISGHNCAFVPYNRWACDHLEEALFPQDAWDEEAIVAKTQAPMGRSEPNIVRVLSGADGNSITFDPPSVATGRTLNRGEVMEFEANQSFRVVGSGPILVGQYQVGQDYAGFGAGGEMGEGDPAFSLAIPTEQYRTEYTFLAPSSYPTNFVSVTAPTGSSITLDGAPVSGFSPIGGTGYGSVQVPVSAGSHTISGDNAFGIVVYGFGSYTSYMYPGGLDLEAINPLI, encoded by the coding sequence ATGACGCGTACGAGCTTGACCTTCTCCGGGCTGCTGGCCCTCTCCATCCTGGCGACGATGGCCGCCGTGGGCTGCGACGCCCGCACGGCGCCTCCGCTCCGCGACAGCGGCGCGGGCGGTGACGGATCGATGCCTCCCCCGACGGGCTGCACGGCGGGCGGGCCGAGCTTCGTCTGCGAGGGCAACACAGCCATCGGCTGCGCGGCGGACGGCAGCGAGACGGGCCGCACGAACTGCGTCGACTCGGGCGAGGTCTGCGTGAGCGGGACCGGCTGCGCGACGTGCCGGCCGGGCTCGTTCAGCTGCAACACGAACAACGTCGAGCGCTGCAACGACACGGGCACGGGCTACGAGCCGTTCATGATGTGCGACGCCGCGGCCGGTCAGAGCTGCAACTCGACGGTCGGCGCCTGCACGAGCCTCTGCGACGACGCGGCGCGCAGCAACAGCTACATCGGCTGCGAGTACTGGCCGGTCACGACGCTGAACTCCCAGGTGGACGCGTCGTTCCAGCCCGCGGTGGTGGTGGCGAACCCGCAGTCGACGCCCGCGACGGTGACGCTGTCGCGCGGCGGCTCGGTGATGTCGACCGTGGAGGTCGCGGCCGGCGCGACCCAGACGATCGCGCTCCCCTGGGTCAACGAGCTCAAGGGCACCATCGGCGAGGAGCAGTCCATCCTGCTCGCGGGCGGCGCCTACCGCCTGCAGTCGAACGTGCCGGTCACGGTCTACCAGTTCACGCCGCTCGAGTACGAGCAGGGCGGCGAGTTCAGCTTCTCGAACGACGCGTCGCTGCTCCTGCCGACGCACGTCATGACGGGCAACTACACGGTGCTCTCGTGGCCGGCCCTCATGCTCCGCCGCGACGGCATGGAGAGCACCAGCCCCGGCTTCGCGACCATCGTCGGCGTCAGCGAGACGCCGGTGCAGGTGACGGTGCAGTTCCGCGGCGACGTGGTGGCCGGCCCCGGCGTCACGGCGCAGGGCACGGGCAGCTCCGCCACCTACACGCTCAACCAGGGCGACGTGCTCCAGCTGGTCGGCGGCGCGCCCTCGAGCTGCACGGTCGGCGACTCGGACACGATCCCCCCGCCCATCCCGTTCCTGCCGCCGCAGCAGGTCGACTACTGCGTGTCGGGCGACCAGTTCGATCTCACGGGCACCGAGATCCGCGCCACCGGGCCGGTCCAGGTGATCAGCGGGCACAACTGCGCGTTCGTGCCCTACAACCGCTGGGCCTGCGACCACCTCGAGGAGGCGCTCTTCCCGCAGGACGCCTGGGACGAGGAGGCCATCGTGGCCAAGACCCAGGCGCCGATGGGTCGCAGCGAGCCGAACATCGTGCGCGTGCTCTCCGGCGCGGACGGCAACAGCATCACCTTCGATCCGCCCTCGGTCGCCACCGGCCGCACGCTCAACCGCGGTGAGGTGATGGAGTTCGAGGCGAACCAGAGCTTCCGCGTGGTCGGCTCCGGGCCGATCCTGGTCGGCCAGTACCAGGTCGGACAGGACTACGCGGGCTTCGGCGCCGGCGGCGAGATGGGGGAGGGCGATCCCGCCTTCTCGCTCGCCATCCCGACCGAGCAGTACCGGACCGAGTACACGTTCCTCGCGCCGAGCTCGTACCCGACGAACTTCGTGAGCGTCACCGCGCCGACCGGCTCGAGCATCACGCTCGACGGCGCGCCCGTGAGCGGCTTTTCGCCGATCGGCGGCACCGGCTACGGCTCGGTGCAGGTCCCCGTCAGCGCCGGCTCGCACACGATCTCGGGCGACAACGCGTTCGGCATCGTGGTCTACGGGTTCGGCTCGTACACGAGCTACATGTACCCGGGCGGCCTCGACCTCGAGGCGATCAACCCGCTGATCTGA
- a CDS encoding acetyltransferase — protein sequence MDILIWGTGGFAREVLQIALDCGEAGDPRQVVGFLDGDEGRHGQLVHGLPVLGGADWLRGRDDVSVVIGVGNPVVRRKIAFELAEATDAKFATLQHPRAWVGRNVAIGDGSILCAGVQVTCDISLGRHVILNLNTTVGHDAVIGDFVTVAPGVSISGAVRCGEGTDLGTGSSLIQSVEIGAWSVVGAGSVVVKPIPANVTAVGVPAKVIKQRESGWHLG from the coding sequence ATGGACATCTTGATCTGGGGAACCGGAGGGTTTGCTCGCGAGGTATTGCAGATCGCGCTCGACTGCGGCGAAGCGGGCGATCCCCGGCAGGTGGTCGGGTTCCTGGACGGGGACGAGGGACGACATGGGCAGTTGGTTCACGGCCTCCCCGTGCTGGGAGGGGCCGACTGGCTGAGAGGGCGGGACGATGTTTCGGTCGTCATCGGCGTCGGCAATCCGGTAGTCCGCCGCAAGATCGCGTTCGAGCTCGCAGAGGCCACTGACGCGAAGTTTGCGACCCTCCAGCATCCGCGCGCCTGGGTCGGTCGCAACGTCGCGATCGGTGACGGTTCCATCCTCTGCGCCGGCGTTCAGGTGACCTGCGACATCTCACTGGGTCGACACGTCATCTTGAACCTCAACACGACCGTCGGGCACGACGCGGTCATCGGAGACTTCGTGACCGTTGCCCCCGGAGTCTCGATCTCGGGCGCGGTGAGGTGCGGCGAGGGCACGGATCTTGGCACCGGCTCGTCCCTCATCCAGAGCGTCGAGATCGGCGCCTGGTCGGTCGTCGGCGCCGGCAGCGTGGTCGTGAAGCCCATCCCGGCCAACGTCACGGCCGTGGGGGTACCCGCCAAGGTCATCAAGCAGCGTGAGTCAGGTTGGCACCTGGGCTGA
- a CDS encoding FAD-dependent oxidoreductase: protein MSQAGDEVVETRFLIVGAGISGLSFADWVGSDDYVICEADSEIGGYCKTVEQDGFVWDYSGHFFHFRRPEIEKYLVDRMQGQQVLDVEKRSLIHWKGEHVDFPFQKNIHQLPKEDFAAALHDLYFREDEEPASFQEMLYAKFGKSIAEMFLVPYNEKLYATDLSTLDVDAMGRFFPYADIDDVIRNFRAGDNASYNAKFTYPEGGAIQYVHALLQGVDESKLSLNERVERIDLAAKTAHTSRGRTIRFDALISSAPFPKLLAMTGLAHDERAFTWNEVLVFNLGFDRKGPEGVHWIYYPQRELCFYRLGFYDNIFGTGRMSMYVEIGYPHGAVIDEAEVERARGQVLADLEKCGVVDGHRLVSSHSVVLDPAYVHITKDSMREVTRLKAALATRGVYSTGRYGSWTYCSIEDNIVEARALAEAFDAGSAQVPT, encoded by the coding sequence ATGAGCCAGGCGGGAGATGAAGTGGTCGAGACGCGGTTCCTGATCGTGGGGGCGGGGATCAGCGGGCTGTCCTTCGCGGACTGGGTCGGCTCCGACGACTACGTGATCTGCGAGGCGGACTCGGAGATCGGCGGCTACTGCAAGACGGTCGAGCAGGACGGCTTCGTCTGGGACTACTCGGGCCACTTCTTCCACTTCCGTCGCCCCGAGATCGAGAAGTATCTGGTCGACCGGATGCAGGGCCAGCAGGTGCTCGACGTGGAGAAACGCTCGCTGATCCACTGGAAGGGCGAGCACGTCGACTTCCCGTTCCAGAAGAACATCCACCAGCTGCCGAAGGAGGACTTCGCGGCCGCGCTTCACGACCTCTACTTCCGCGAGGACGAGGAGCCGGCGAGCTTTCAGGAGATGCTCTACGCGAAGTTCGGCAAGTCCATCGCGGAGATGTTCCTCGTCCCCTACAACGAGAAGCTCTACGCGACGGACCTGAGCACGCTCGACGTGGACGCGATGGGGCGCTTCTTCCCCTACGCCGACATCGACGACGTGATCCGGAACTTCCGCGCGGGCGACAACGCGTCTTACAACGCGAAGTTCACGTATCCGGAGGGCGGCGCGATCCAGTACGTGCACGCGCTGTTGCAGGGCGTGGACGAGAGCAAGCTCTCGCTGAACGAGCGCGTGGAGCGGATCGATCTCGCGGCCAAGACGGCGCACACGTCCCGAGGGCGCACCATCCGGTTCGACGCGCTGATCTCGAGCGCGCCGTTCCCGAAGCTGCTCGCGATGACCGGGCTCGCGCACGACGAGCGCGCCTTCACCTGGAACGAGGTGCTGGTGTTCAACCTCGGCTTCGACCGCAAGGGCCCCGAGGGTGTGCACTGGATCTACTACCCGCAGCGAGAGCTCTGCTTCTACCGCCTCGGCTTCTACGACAACATCTTCGGCACCGGCCGCATGAGCATGTACGTGGAGATCGGCTACCCCCACGGCGCGGTCATCGACGAGGCGGAGGTGGAGCGCGCGCGCGGGCAGGTGCTCGCCGATCTCGAGAAGTGCGGCGTGGTCGACGGCCACCGGCTCGTCAGCAGCCACTCCGTCGTGCTCGACCCGGCCTACGTGCACATCACGAAGGACTCGATGCGCGAGGTGACTCGCCTCAAGGCCGCGCTCGCGACCCGCGGCGTGTACTCCACCGGCCGCTACGGCTCGTGGACCTACTGCTCCATCGAGGACAACATCGTCGAGGCGCGCGCCCTCGCCGAGGCCTTCGACGCCGGGTCAGCCCAGGTGCCAACCTGA
- a CDS encoding Gfo/Idh/MocA family oxidoreductase, with the protein MSAPKNFALLGVAGFVAPRHLKAIQDTGNRLVAACDPHDSVGVLDQHFRDAKFFTEIERFDRHLEKLRRRSEEERLHYLSICSPNYLHDAHVRLALRLGADAICEKPLVINPWNLDQLAELEAESDGRVYTVLQLRLLPSLIALREKTLALKEPAEVVLSYMTRRGAWYGVSWKGDEAKSGGLPTNIGIHFFDLLQWLFGETLENEVHLAEPDRWSGFLRLERANVRWLLSTRFEDLPEATREKGQAAFRSITMDGEEIEFSSGFTDLHTRVYEDVLAGGGFSIQDARPSIELAYRIRTTAPTEPGERAHPMLKERA; encoded by the coding sequence GTGTCCGCCCCCAAGAACTTCGCGCTCCTCGGCGTGGCCGGCTTCGTCGCCCCACGCCACTTGAAGGCCATTCAGGACACGGGCAATCGCCTCGTGGCCGCGTGCGACCCGCACGACTCGGTCGGGGTGCTCGACCAGCACTTCCGGGACGCGAAGTTCTTCACCGAGATCGAGCGCTTCGACCGGCACCTGGAGAAGCTGCGGCGCCGCTCGGAGGAGGAGCGGCTGCACTATCTGTCGATCTGCTCGCCGAACTACCTGCACGACGCGCACGTGCGGCTCGCGCTGCGGCTCGGGGCGGACGCGATCTGTGAGAAGCCGCTGGTCATCAACCCGTGGAACCTCGACCAGCTCGCGGAGCTCGAGGCGGAGTCGGATGGGCGGGTCTACACGGTGCTCCAGCTCCGGCTCCTGCCCAGCCTCATCGCGCTCCGGGAGAAGACGCTCGCGCTGAAGGAGCCCGCCGAGGTGGTGCTCAGCTACATGACGCGCCGCGGGGCCTGGTACGGGGTCAGCTGGAAGGGCGACGAGGCGAAGTCGGGCGGGCTGCCGACCAACATCGGGATCCACTTCTTCGATCTCTTGCAGTGGCTCTTCGGCGAGACGCTCGAGAACGAGGTGCATCTGGCCGAGCCCGACCGCTGGAGCGGCTTCCTCCGGCTCGAGCGAGCGAACGTGCGCTGGCTGCTTTCCACGCGCTTCGAGGACCTGCCCGAGGCGACCCGTGAGAAGGGGCAGGCCGCGTTCCGGTCGATCACGATGGACGGCGAGGAGATCGAGTTCTCGTCGGGGTTCACCGATCTGCACACCCGGGTCTACGAGGACGTGCTCGCGGGCGGGGGCTTCTCCATCCAGGACGCGCGGCCGTCGATCGAGCTGGCCTACCGAATCCGCACCACGGCGCCGACCGAACCGGGGGAGCGAGCCCACCCGATGTTGAAGGAGCGAGCATGA